A region of Flavobacterium indicum GPTSA100-9 = DSM 17447 DNA encodes the following proteins:
- a CDS encoding cation:proton antiporter has product MLNFKKSVFYFVLVSFFSAIIYWYLTIGVALEKGRNIIQPESKKSNFMEFIDSMIHNLTHPLAILLAQIVTIILAARIFGWICKKIGQPSVIGEILAGIVLGPSVIGLYFPEFTATLFPVESLANLQFLSQIGLILFMFVIGMELDLNVLKNKAHDAVVISHASIIIPFTLGIGLAYYIYLNFAPEGVKFTSFGLFLGIAMSITAFPVLARIVQERGLQKTRLGTIVITCAAADDITAWCILAAVIAIVKAGSFTSALYIIALAALYVLFMIKIVKPFLKRVGDLHQTKEKISKPIVAIFFLTLIISAYMTEVIGIHALFGAFMAGAIMPENISFRNIFIEKIEDVALVLLLPLFFVFTGLRTEIGLLNDPYLWKVTGLIILVAVTGKFIGSSLAAKFVGQSWKDSLVIGALMNTRGLMELVVLNIGYDLGVLSPKIFAMMVIMALATTFMTGPALDLIQWIFKTKSTDLPVEIANVSKYKVLISFGSPNLGKSLLKLTHSLTKKMSNNADITVMHLAPTNEIHQYNIEQYEHDNFAPLLEESEKENQKITTFFKASNDIEGDIIEVANRGEYDLLLIGVGQSIFDGSLLGKILGFTTRIINPEKLLNQVTGKENLFENSPFDERTQDIIAKSKVPVGILVDKNLEKTESIYIPIFNQNDVFLIQFAQKFIKNNDSQVIFHDIGGHIKSNPQIKEQIRLIEQIAPNHVALIEDKTIDKTFLKKQDLMLIGIESWKNLIDTKSLWLSDIPSTLIIKNE; this is encoded by the coding sequence ATGTTAAATTTTAAGAAAAGTGTATTTTACTTTGTTTTAGTAAGTTTTTTTTCTGCAATTATTTATTGGTATTTAACCATTGGTGTTGCACTTGAAAAAGGTAGAAATATTATCCAACCAGAAAGTAAAAAATCCAATTTCATGGAATTTATCGATTCTATGATTCATAATTTAACCCACCCTCTAGCCATTTTATTGGCGCAAATTGTTACCATTATTTTAGCCGCAAGAATATTTGGTTGGATCTGTAAAAAAATAGGGCAACCTTCAGTAATTGGAGAAATCCTTGCTGGAATTGTATTGGGTCCTTCAGTGATTGGTCTGTATTTTCCGGAATTTACCGCTACCCTATTTCCAGTAGAATCATTAGCAAATCTTCAATTTTTAAGTCAAATAGGTTTAATTCTTTTCATGTTTGTAATCGGTATGGAACTCGATCTCAATGTCCTTAAAAATAAAGCTCACGATGCCGTTGTTATTAGTCATGCCAGTATTATTATACCATTCACATTAGGTATTGGATTAGCATACTATATTTATTTAAATTTTGCACCAGAAGGAGTTAAATTCACTTCCTTTGGCTTGTTTCTAGGAATTGCCATGAGTATTACTGCCTTTCCTGTTTTGGCCCGAATTGTTCAAGAACGCGGGTTACAGAAAACAAGATTAGGTACTATTGTAATTACCTGTGCCGCTGCTGATGACATTACTGCTTGGTGCATTTTGGCTGCTGTTATTGCTATTGTAAAAGCAGGTTCATTTACAAGTGCCTTGTACATTATTGCCTTAGCGGCCCTTTATGTACTTTTCATGATTAAAATTGTAAAACCATTTTTGAAGCGCGTAGGTGATTTACATCAGACTAAAGAAAAAATTAGTAAACCCATTGTCGCTATTTTCTTTTTAACATTAATTATTTCTGCGTATATGACAGAAGTAATCGGAATTCATGCCTTATTTGGTGCGTTTATGGCAGGTGCAATTATGCCTGAAAATATTAGCTTTAGAAATATTTTTATTGAAAAAATTGAAGATGTCGCTTTAGTATTATTATTGCCTTTATTCTTTGTATTTACAGGATTACGAACCGAAATTGGTTTATTAAATGATCCTTATCTATGGAAAGTGACCGGTTTAATTATATTGGTGGCTGTAACCGGAAAGTTCATCGGAAGCTCGTTAGCGGCAAAATTTGTTGGACAAAGTTGGAAAGACAGTTTAGTAATTGGCGCCCTCATGAATACTAGAGGTTTAATGGAATTGGTGGTACTTAATATTGGGTATGATCTGGGGGTTTTGAGTCCGAAAATTTTTGCTATGATGGTCATTATGGCGTTAGCAACAACGTTCATGACCGGACCTGCATTGGATTTAATCCAATGGATTTTTAAAACAAAATCAACGGATTTACCTGTTGAAATTGCAAATGTGAGTAAATATAAAGTTTTAATTTCATTTGGTTCCCCGAATTTAGGGAAATCATTACTAAAACTAACGCACAGCCTCACAAAGAAAATGAGTAATAATGCTGATATAACAGTAATGCATTTGGCACCAACAAATGAAATTCATCAATACAATATTGAGCAATATGAACACGATAATTTTGCTCCACTTTTAGAAGAGTCTGAAAAAGAGAATCAAAAAATAACAACTTTCTTCAAGGCATCTAACGATATTGAAGGTGATATTATTGAAGTAGCCAACAGAGGCGAATATGATTTATTATTAATTGGAGTTGGACAATCTATTTTTGACGGAAGTTTATTGGGTAAAATATTAGGTTTTACAACCCGAATAATCAATCCGGAAAAATTATTAAATCAAGTTACAGGTAAAGAAAACCTATTTGAGAATTCGCCCTTTGATGAACGTACTCAAGATATTATTGCCAAAAGTAAAGTACCTGTTGGAATATTAGTAGATAAAAATTTAGAAAAAACCGAATCTATATATATTCCTATTTTTAATCAAAATGATGTATTTTTAATTCAATTTGCTCAAAAATTCATCAAAAACAATGATTCACAAGTAATTTTTCATGATATAGGCGGACATATTAAGAGTAATCCTCAAATAAAAGAACAAATCCGCTTGATAGAACAAATTGCACCCAATCATGTTGCTTTAATTGAAGACAAAACCATTGACAAAACCTTTTTAAAAAAACAAGATTTAATGTTAATTGGAATTGAAAGTTGGAAAAACTTAATTGACACCAAAAGTCTTTGGTTATCCGATATCCCTTCAACATTAATTATAAAAAATGAGTAA
- a CDS encoding DUF1573 domain-containing protein, translating to MKKNILLLIFFITGMLSFAQNGAKIEFKEETINYGTVVKGEDSGKRIFEFTNTGNEPLVIKDAKSSCGCTVPSFPKEPIAPGATSTIEVQYNMNPGPISKTITVTTNAINKESGMIALRIKGLVIVKEEKSVLEKKKEGPRL from the coding sequence ATGAAAAAAAATATACTTTTATTAATTTTCTTCATCACTGGAATGCTTTCTTTTGCGCAAAATGGAGCAAAAATTGAATTTAAGGAAGAAACTATTAATTATGGAACCGTAGTTAAAGGAGAAGACAGTGGAAAACGTATTTTTGAATTTACAAATACAGGCAATGAACCTTTGGTTATAAAAGATGCTAAAAGTAGTTGCGGATGTACTGTTCCAAGTTTTCCAAAAGAACCTATTGCACCAGGAGCTACAAGTACTATAGAAGTACAATACAATATGAATCCTGGTCCAATCAGCAAAACCATAACTGTTACTACCAATGCAATTAATAAAGAAAGTGGGATGATTGCCTTGCGAATTAAAGGTTTAGTTATTGTGAAAGAAGAAAAAAGTGTACTGGAAAAGAAAAAAGAAGGTCCAAGATTATAA
- a CDS encoding YoaK family protein, giving the protein MFRHQGKSRTLKHNLQIASLLSFVAGIVNVSGFLAVQRLTTNITGHFAFFVDEVFKLNFLKSFIYFIYIFCFFLGSFTSSFLIEYMTKKRHHVHVSYLVPVVFESMILLFVSLFGSNLMSYNPEILVFLLLFSMGLQNSLVTKISNATVRTTHLTGLFTDLGIELSQMIFYKQKEQQNVLISTIKLRLTIISFFFFGGLLSGILYSKIKLYTLTLAASLLFIGAIYDDVKFKILQQARKHQK; this is encoded by the coding sequence GTGTTTAGACATCAAGGAAAATCTAGAACATTAAAACATAATTTACAAATAGCCTCATTACTATCTTTCGTGGCTGGAATTGTAAATGTTAGTGGGTTCTTAGCTGTTCAACGATTAACAACAAATATTACTGGGCATTTTGCCTTTTTTGTAGATGAGGTTTTCAAACTGAACTTCTTGAAAAGTTTTATTTATTTCATCTACATTTTTTGTTTTTTTCTTGGATCATTTACCTCAAGCTTTTTAATAGAATACATGACTAAAAAAAGGCATCATGTACATGTTTCTTATTTAGTACCTGTAGTTTTTGAGAGTATGATTTTATTGTTTGTGTCATTATTTGGCTCTAATTTAATGAGTTATAACCCAGAAATTTTAGTTTTTTTATTATTATTTTCCATGGGGTTACAAAATTCACTTGTTACCAAAATTTCAAATGCTACAGTGAGAACTACACATTTAACGGGTTTATTTACTGATTTAGGAATTGAACTGTCACAAATGATCTTTTATAAACAGAAAGAGCAGCAAAATGTGTTAATATCAACTATAAAACTAAGATTAACCATTATTAGTTTTTTCTTTTTTGGAGGTCTTTTAAGCGGTATACTATATTCAAAAATTAAATTATACACGCTAACTCTAGCCGCATCTCTACTTTTTATTGGCGCAATTTATGATGACGTTAAGTTCAAAATACTACAACAAGCGCGAAAACATCAAAAATAA
- the smpB gene encoding SsrA-binding protein SmpB: MQKNVNILNKRAKFDFEILDKYDAGIVLSGTEIKSIRLGKASIAEAFCEFNDRSELFVINSTVEEYAYGTHYNHRAKSERKLLLNRKELKKLEKDVQNKGLTIVPLRLFTTDKGLAKLEIALCRGKKNFDKRETMKERDTKRDLDRIKKSF, translated from the coding sequence ATGCAAAAAAATGTAAACATATTAAATAAAAGAGCCAAATTTGATTTTGAAATCCTAGATAAATACGATGCCGGTATTGTATTATCTGGTACCGAAATCAAATCAATTCGTTTAGGAAAGGCATCTATCGCCGAGGCTTTTTGTGAATTTAACGACCGTAGTGAATTGTTTGTCATCAATTCAACTGTGGAAGAATATGCCTATGGAACACATTATAACCATAGAGCCAAAAGTGAACGAAAGTTACTTTTAAACAGAAAAGAGCTAAAAAAACTGGAAAAAGACGTTCAAAATAAAGGTTTAACTATTGTTCCGTTACGACTTTTTACAACAGACAAAGGGTTAGCAAAATTGGAAATTGCACTTTGTAGAGGTAAAAAGAACTTCGACAAACGTGAAACCATGAAAGAACGTGATACCAAACGCGATTTAGACCGTATCAAAAAATCATTCTAA
- a CDS encoding valine--tRNA ligase: MIPAQFDAKQVEKKWYDYWMKNKYFHSTPDHRTPYTIVIPPPNVTGVLHMGHMLNNTIQDVLIRRARLKGFNACWVPGTDHASIATEAKVVAKLKSEGINKADLTREEFLKHAFDWTEKYGGTILEQLKQLGCSCDWDRTKFTMDDDMSASVIKSFVDLYNKGMIYRGYRMVNWDPEAKTTLSDEEVIYEERQGKLYHLKYQIDGSEEFVTIATTRPETILGDTAICIHPEDERYFHLKGKKAIVPICNRVIPIIFDEYVDREFGTGCLKVTPAHDVNDKTLGDKHGLEIIDIFNEDATLNSFGLHYEGKDRFEVRTAIEKELESIGALAKVELHTNNVGTSERTKAVIEPRLSDQWFLKMDELVKPAIKAVLESDEIKLHPSRFNNTYAHWLNNIRDWNISRQLWWGQQIPAYYYGDGKEDFVVAETIEDALVLAKEKTNNQELTTNNLKQDPDALDTWFSSWLWPISVFGGMMDPENEEFKYYYPTNDLVTGPDILFFWVARMIIAGYEYTGEKPFSNVYLTGLVRDKQGRKMSKSLGNSPEPLGLIEKFGADGVRVGLLLSSSAGNDILFDEELCNQGKGFANKIWNAFRLIKGWEVADIAQPESSKVAIEWYEAKLQKTLVEIEDNFDKYRISDALMGIYKLVWDDFCSWFLEMIKPGYQQPIDTTTFNKAIEMLEANLKLLHPFMPFLTEEIWQYIAERTPEEALIIASWPEMKSFDEKIISDFELATEVISGIRTIRKDKNIPFKETIELKVVNNEKASTHFDAVIMKLGNIVDLEYVGEKVNGALSYRVKSNEYFIPVGGNVDLEAEIAKLTEELNYTKGFLRSVQGKLSNEKFVSGAPEQVIANERKKEADALAKIATLEQSLASLQ, translated from the coding sequence ATGATACCAGCACAATTCGATGCCAAACAAGTAGAAAAAAAATGGTATGACTATTGGATGAAAAACAAGTATTTCCATTCAACTCCAGATCATAGAACTCCCTATACTATAGTAATTCCGCCACCGAACGTAACAGGAGTGTTACACATGGGGCATATGTTAAATAATACGATTCAAGATGTATTAATACGTCGTGCTCGTTTAAAAGGCTTCAACGCTTGTTGGGTGCCTGGAACCGATCATGCTTCCATTGCAACTGAGGCTAAAGTAGTAGCTAAATTAAAATCGGAAGGAATTAATAAAGCAGATTTAACTCGTGAGGAGTTTTTAAAGCATGCGTTTGATTGGACCGAAAAATACGGTGGAACCATTTTAGAACAATTAAAACAATTGGGTTGTTCTTGCGATTGGGATAGAACTAAATTTACTATGGATGACGATATGTCGGCTTCTGTTATTAAATCGTTCGTTGATTTATATAACAAAGGCATGATTTATCGCGGTTACCGTATGGTAAATTGGGATCCTGAAGCAAAAACGACTTTGTCTGATGAAGAAGTAATATACGAAGAAAGACAAGGTAAATTATACCATTTAAAGTATCAAATCGATGGAAGTGAAGAGTTTGTAACCATCGCAACTACTCGTCCTGAAACTATTTTAGGTGATACTGCAATTTGTATTCATCCTGAAGATGAACGTTATTTCCATTTAAAAGGGAAAAAAGCGATTGTTCCTATTTGTAACCGTGTAATTCCTATTATTTTCGACGAATATGTGGATAGGGAATTTGGTACGGGTTGTTTAAAAGTTACACCAGCTCATGATGTAAACGATAAAACACTAGGAGATAAACATGGATTAGAAATTATTGATATTTTCAATGAAGACGCGACTTTAAATTCATTCGGCTTGCATTATGAAGGTAAAGATCGTTTCGAAGTTCGTACAGCCATTGAAAAAGAATTAGAATCAATTGGTGCTTTAGCAAAAGTTGAATTGCATACTAACAATGTGGGGACGTCTGAAAGAACAAAAGCAGTAATCGAACCAAGATTGTCGGATCAATGGTTCTTGAAAATGGACGAGTTAGTGAAACCTGCTATTAAAGCTGTTTTAGAATCCGATGAGATTAAGTTACATCCCTCTCGTTTCAATAACACCTATGCACATTGGTTAAATAATATCCGCGATTGGAATATTTCTCGTCAATTGTGGTGGGGCCAACAAATTCCTGCTTACTATTATGGTGATGGAAAAGAAGATTTTGTTGTTGCTGAGACTATTGAAGACGCTTTGGTTTTAGCTAAAGAAAAAACGAACAACCAAGAACTAACAACCAATAACCTAAAACAAGATCCAGATGCATTAGATACTTGGTTTTCCTCTTGGTTATGGCCAATTTCTGTTTTTGGAGGTATGATGGATCCAGAAAATGAAGAATTCAAGTATTATTATCCAACTAATGATTTGGTTACAGGTCCGGATATTTTATTCTTCTGGGTAGCCCGAATGATTATTGCAGGATATGAATATACCGGTGAAAAACCGTTTTCAAATGTATATTTAACTGGATTGGTACGTGATAAACAAGGCCGTAAAATGTCAAAATCCTTAGGAAATTCACCAGAACCACTAGGATTAATTGAGAAGTTTGGTGCTGATGGAGTTCGTGTTGGATTGTTATTGAGTTCATCTGCAGGAAATGACATTTTATTTGATGAGGAATTATGTAATCAAGGTAAAGGTTTTGCGAATAAAATTTGGAATGCTTTCCGTTTAATTAAAGGATGGGAAGTAGCGGATATAGCGCAACCAGAATCCTCTAAAGTTGCCATTGAATGGTACGAAGCTAAATTGCAAAAGACGTTAGTTGAAATTGAAGATAACTTTGACAAATATCGAATTTCAGATGCTTTAATGGGAATTTATAAATTGGTATGGGATGATTTCTGTTCTTGGTTTTTAGAAATGATTAAGCCAGGATATCAACAACCTATTGATACAACAACATTCAATAAAGCAATTGAAATGTTAGAAGCTAATTTGAAATTATTACATCCTTTTATGCCGTTCTTAACGGAGGAAATTTGGCAGTATATTGCCGAAAGAACTCCAGAAGAAGCTTTAATTATAGCCTCTTGGCCTGAAATGAAATCTTTTGATGAGAAAATAATTTCGGATTTTGAATTGGCAACTGAAGTAATTTCAGGAATTCGAACTATAAGAAAAGACAAAAATATTCCGTTTAAAGAAACTATTGAATTAAAAGTAGTTAATAATGAAAAAGCATCAACTCATTTTGATGCAGTAATTATGAAATTAGGAAATATTGTTGATTTAGAATATGTAGGTGAAAAAGTAAATGGTGCTTTATCGTATCGTGTAAAATCAAATGAATATTTTATTCCTGTTGGTGGAAACGTAGATTTAGAAGCTGAAATTGCTAAATTAACGGAAGAATTAAATTATACGAAAGGTTTCTTACGCTCAGTTCAAGGAAAGTTATCGAATGAAAAATTTGTTAGCGGAGCTCCAGAGCAAGTAATTGCAAATGAGCGTAAAAAAGAAGCTGATGCATTAGCTAAAATAGCCACTCTAGAACAAAGTTTAGCAAGTTTACAATAA
- a CDS encoding aspartyl protease family protein, with amino-acid sequence MKRLLTLMFTCFFSLVNFSQVKWEFAKNKDKVSIPFTLVNNLIVVKANLNNTELNLIVDTGSGLNILFSFPEKDSITFKNTSKIRITGPGIKEPMDAYISKTNKLQLKNLSTQNLDVILLLQEDFQLSTSVGIPIHGILGADFFKENIVEIQYDQKKINVFKKETKRVTAIKNEYKQLPIKIKVDKPYLPIEISLDVTQKQSLELLVDTGLSDGMWIVENKFNFIGITTIADYLGTGLGGDIYGKRARFNSLTIADFILEKPIISFPDSIAFANKNLLIERNGSLGGGILNRFSVLFDYKDEKMYLKANSKISNPFYYNMSGINIHHAGYDVVEEKIRIEGSVQVVNLNENIFIDSAHRFNYVLKPGFEISHIRLNSIADQLGLKVGDKLVSVNNKLASAYTMNQLTELFETAFDQEITIEIDRKGLKKIVKFILKEEI; translated from the coding sequence ATGAAACGACTATTAACATTGATGTTTACTTGTTTTTTTTCTTTAGTTAACTTTTCTCAAGTAAAATGGGAATTTGCTAAAAATAAAGACAAGGTTTCAATTCCATTTACATTGGTAAACAATTTAATAGTTGTGAAAGCTAATCTAAATAATACAGAATTAAATCTTATAGTCGATACAGGCTCAGGTTTAAATATTTTATTTAGTTTCCCTGAAAAAGATAGTATCACTTTTAAAAACACATCAAAAATTAGAATTACAGGTCCAGGTATCAAAGAACCTATGGATGCTTACATTTCTAAAACAAATAAACTTCAATTGAAAAATTTATCTACTCAAAATTTAGATGTTATCTTATTATTGCAAGAAGATTTTCAATTGTCTACTTCTGTCGGAATTCCTATTCATGGTATATTAGGAGCAGATTTTTTTAAAGAAAATATAGTTGAAATTCAATACGATCAAAAAAAAATTAATGTTTTTAAAAAAGAAACAAAAAGAGTTACTGCAATAAAAAATGAGTACAAACAATTACCCATTAAAATTAAAGTAGACAAACCCTATTTACCTATTGAAATTTCATTAGATGTCACACAAAAACAAAGTTTAGAATTACTTGTAGATACAGGACTTTCTGATGGAATGTGGATTGTTGAAAATAAATTCAATTTTATTGGAATCACAACCATAGCGGATTATTTAGGAACGGGGTTGGGAGGCGATATTTACGGTAAAAGAGCTAGATTCAATTCCTTAACCATAGCAGATTTTATTTTAGAAAAGCCAATAATTTCATTTCCAGATTCAATTGCTTTTGCAAATAAAAATTTATTAATTGAAAGAAATGGATCTTTAGGAGGTGGGATTTTAAATCGTTTTTCAGTATTGTTCGATTATAAAGATGAAAAAATGTATTTGAAAGCGAATAGTAAAATTTCAAACCCATTTTATTATAATATGAGTGGGATAAACATCCATCATGCCGGTTATGATGTGGTTGAAGAAAAAATAAGAATTGAAGGAAGTGTACAAGTAGTAAACTTAAATGAAAATATTTTTATAGATTCGGCTCATAGATTTAATTACGTCTTAAAACCTGGATTTGAAATTTCTCATATTCGTTTAAATTCTATTGCAGATCAACTAGGGTTAAAAGTAGGAGATAAGCTGGTAAGCGTAAATAATAAATTGGCTTCAGCCTATACGATGAATCAATTGACAGAATTGTTTGAAACCGCTTTCGATCAAGAAATAACAATTGAAATCGATAGAAAAGGACTAAAAAAAATAGTAAAATTTATTCTTAAAGAAGAGATATAA
- a CDS encoding adenine phosphoribosyltransferase has translation MKIEDFFRDVPNFPKEGILFKDITPLLLNPKATQFCLDSLTNSLIEKKIDKVIGVESRGFFFGILMAQKLNAGFVPVRKPKKLPYKTISASYALEYGTDSLEIHVDAIQPGDKVLIHDDVLATGGTAEAVCKLVEQLGGEIVQVNFLMELSFLNGREKLAEKDIFAAVTY, from the coding sequence ATGAAAATTGAAGATTTTTTCAGAGATGTACCTAATTTTCCTAAAGAAGGAATCTTATTTAAAGACATTACGCCTTTATTATTAAATCCAAAAGCAACACAATTTTGTTTAGACTCATTAACAAATTCCTTAATTGAAAAAAAAATAGATAAAGTTATTGGTGTAGAAAGCCGTGGTTTCTTTTTTGGAATATTAATGGCTCAGAAATTAAATGCTGGTTTTGTACCAGTTCGTAAACCCAAAAAACTGCCCTATAAAACCATATCTGCATCTTATGCCCTAGAATATGGCACTGACAGTCTTGAAATTCATGTAGACGCTATTCAGCCTGGAGATAAAGTACTCATTCACGATGATGTTTTAGCTACCGGAGGCACCGCTGAAGCAGTTTGTAAATTAGTTGAACAATTAGGAGGCGAAATAGTTCAGGTTAATTTCTTAATGGAACTATCTTTTTTAAATGGAAGAGAAAAATTAGCAGAAAAAGATATTTTTGCTGCTGTTACTTATTAG
- the gloA2 gene encoding SMU1112c/YaeR family gloxylase I-like metalloprotein, whose protein sequence is MFHKVHHIAIICSDYEKSKHFYTKILGLTILQEVYRKERQSYKLDLALNGNYCIELFSFPNPPKRISRPEACGLRHLAFEVSNLDDIINHLNSNNIHSEPIRIDEFTGKRFTFIADPDALPIEFYEM, encoded by the coding sequence ATGTTCCATAAAGTACATCATATAGCCATCATTTGTTCTGATTATGAAAAATCAAAACACTTTTATACAAAAATTCTAGGCTTAACAATCCTTCAAGAAGTATATCGTAAGGAAAGACAATCATACAAATTAGACTTAGCATTGAATGGAAATTATTGTATTGAATTATTTTCATTTCCAAATCCACCGAAACGTATTTCTAGACCCGAAGCTTGTGGATTACGACATTTGGCATTTGAAGTTTCAAATTTAGACGACATAATCAATCATTTAAATTCAAATAATATTCATTCAGAACCCATTCGTATTGATGAATTTACAGGAAAACGATTTACGTTTATTGCAGATCCCGATGCCTTACCTATAGAATTTTATGAAATGTAA
- a CDS encoding LytR/AlgR family response regulator transcription factor, whose product MNTKLKCLLLDDEIPGLTYLKMLCEQISDVEVVKAFNNPELFLKESSSLDFDFCIMDIEMPTMNGLQVANLLHGKPVIFTTAYKEYAAEAFDLNAIDYVQKPIKRERLEQAIEKAKLRLGTPKEEKNFVQLNTDKGKSLLFFDAIDYIKIAEVDSRNKIAFLKDGIQLTLKNITFDKLLEILPSSNFIRVNKRELISIKIVHVFTFDEITSNLKNQKGDLIRFQLSEAYKHDFLNKINT is encoded by the coding sequence TTGAATACAAAACTAAAATGCTTGCTTCTTGATGATGAAATTCCGGGATTAACTTACCTAAAAATGCTTTGTGAGCAAATTTCAGATGTTGAAGTTGTAAAAGCATTTAATAATCCGGAGTTATTTTTAAAAGAGAGTTCTTCTCTCGATTTTGATTTCTGTATAATGGATATTGAAATGCCTACAATGAATGGGCTTCAAGTAGCTAATCTTTTACATGGAAAACCGGTGATTTTCACAACTGCTTATAAAGAATATGCAGCAGAAGCTTTTGATTTAAATGCGATTGACTATGTTCAAAAACCCATAAAAAGAGAACGTTTAGAACAGGCCATTGAAAAAGCTAAACTAAGATTAGGAACTCCTAAAGAAGAAAAAAACTTTGTTCAATTGAACACCGATAAAGGCAAATCATTACTCTTTTTCGATGCAATTGATTACATAAAAATAGCAGAGGTTGATAGTCGTAATAAAATAGCATTTCTTAAAGATGGTATACAATTGACATTAAAAAATATTACTTTTGACAAATTATTGGAAATACTACCTTCTTCTAACTTTATTAGAGTAAATAAAAGAGAATTAATTTCAATAAAAATAGTACATGTTTTCACTTTTGATGAAATAACTTCGAACTTAAAAAATCAGAAAGGCGATCTTATCCGATTTCAATTGAGTGAGGCCTACAAACACGATTTTTTAAATAAGATCAATACCTAA
- a CDS encoding pyridoxal phosphate-dependent aminotransferase — MPKISNKGQQMPESPIRKLVPYAEGAKKRGTKVYHLNIGQPDIKTPEVALEAVKNFDIKVLEYSHSAGFESYRTKLSNYYKSHGLPVNTEDIIITTGGSEALLFALGSTLDQGDEVIIPEPFYANYNGFATASGVTVVPVMSGIETGFALPPIEAFEKLITPKTKAILICNPGNPTGYLYSKEEIEKLAEIVKKHDLFLIADEVYREFAYDGLKHYSVLNIPGLEQHAIMIDSVSKRYSMCGARIGCVVSKNKEFMATAMKFAQARLSPPTYAQVASEAALDTPQSYFDEVITEYKDRRDTLVEEMNKIEGVTIATPKGAFYCIAKLPVKNADDFAQWLLEEYNFNGETVMVAPAAGFYSTPGVGLDEVRIAYVLKKEDLIKSVQILKEALKVYPNN, encoded by the coding sequence ATGCCAAAAATATCAAACAAAGGGCAACAAATGCCTGAGTCGCCAATTAGAAAATTAGTTCCTTATGCTGAAGGAGCTAAAAAAAGAGGAACAAAAGTTTATCATCTAAATATTGGTCAACCTGACATTAAAACACCTGAAGTAGCACTAGAAGCGGTAAAAAACTTTGACATTAAAGTTTTAGAATACAGCCATAGTGCAGGTTTTGAAAGTTATAGAACAAAATTATCTAACTATTATAAAAGCCATGGATTACCTGTAAATACTGAAGATATTATCATTACAACAGGTGGTTCAGAAGCGTTATTATTTGCTTTAGGTTCAACATTAGATCAAGGAGATGAAGTAATTATTCCTGAGCCGTTTTATGCTAATTATAATGGATTTGCTACAGCGAGTGGTGTTACGGTGGTTCCAGTAATGTCTGGTATAGAAACTGGTTTTGCATTACCTCCAATTGAAGCTTTTGAAAAATTAATTACACCTAAAACAAAAGCCATTTTAATTTGTAATCCTGGAAATCCAACTGGATATTTATATTCAAAGGAAGAAATTGAAAAATTAGCTGAAATTGTTAAAAAACACGACTTATTCTTAATTGCCGATGAAGTATATAGAGAATTTGCCTATGATGGATTAAAACATTATTCTGTATTGAATATTCCAGGTTTAGAACAACATGCGATTATGATTGATTCAGTTTCAAAACGTTACAGTATGTGTGGTGCACGAATTGGATGTGTTGTTTCTAAAAACAAAGAATTTATGGCAACAGCAATGAAATTTGCTCAAGCACGTTTAAGTCCGCCAACCTATGCTCAAGTTGCTAGTGAAGCTGCTTTAGACACACCACAAAGTTATTTTGATGAAGTGATTACAGAATATAAAGACCGTAGAGACACATTAGTTGAAGAAATGAATAAAATTGAAGGGGTTACCATTGCAACTCCAAAAGGTGCTTTCTATTGTATTGCTAAATTACCTGTAAAAAATGCTGATGATTTTGCTCAATGGTTGTTAGAAGAATATAATTTCAATGGTGAAACGGTAATGGTAGCTCCAGCTGCAGGCTTCTACTCTACTCCAGGAGTTGGACTTGATGAAGTGCGAATAGCTTACGTTTTGAAAAAAGAAGATTTAATTAAATCCGTTCAAATTTTAAAAGAAGCTTTAAAAGTATATCCTAATAATTAA